The following are encoded in a window of Panthera leo isolate Ple1 chromosome B2, P.leo_Ple1_pat1.1, whole genome shotgun sequence genomic DNA:
- the NOTCH4 gene encoding neurogenic locus notch homolog protein 4 isoform X1, producing the protein MQPPSLLLLLLCHSVVKTRVLRCGDFPEPCANGGTCLSLSQGQGSCQCAPGFLGETCQFPDPCQDGQLCQNGGSCQALLPALPGSPSLPSPLAPSFSCTCPSGFTGQRCQAQLKDPCSSFCSKMGRCHIQASGRPRCSCLPGWTGEQCQLRDFCSANPCVNGGVCLATYPQIQCRCPPGFEGHACEHDINECFLDPGPCPKGTSCHNTLGSFWCHCPTGQEGPRCELQPGPCPPTGCPNGGTCQLVPGRDSTLHLCLCPQGFRGPSCEVNPDDCAGHQCQNGGTCLDGLSTYTCLCPEAWTGWDCSEDVDECEAQGPPRCQNGGTCQNSAGSFHCVCVSGWGGTGCEENLDDCVAATCAPGSTCIDRVGSFSCLCPPGRTGLLCHMEDMCLSQPCHGEAQCSTNPLTGSPLCLCQPGYSGPTCHQDLDECQMAQQGPSPCEHGGSCLNTPGSFDCLCPPGYTGSRCEADHNECLSQPCHLGSTCLDLLATFHCLCPPGLEGQLCEVETDECASAPCLNQADCQDLLNGFLCVCLPGFTGSRCEEDIDECGSSPCANGGQCQDQPGSFHCECPPGFEGPRCQTEVDECLSGPCPTGASCLDLPGAFFCLCPSGFTGHLCEVPLCAPNLCQPKQKCQDQEDKAHCLCPDGSPGCAPVEDNCTCHHGHCQRSSCVCDVGWTGPECEAELGGCISTPCAHGGTCHPQPSGYNCTCPTGYTGPTCSEELTACHSGPCLNGGSCSPSPGGYSCTCPRSHTGPRCQTSTDHCASAPCLNGGTCVNRPGTSACLCAAGFQGPRCEGRTRPSCADNPCRNRATCQDGPQGPHCLCPPGYTGDSCQTLVDICAQKPCPHNSHCLQTGPSFQCLCLQGWTGPLCNLPLSSCQKAALSQGTEVSSLCQNGGLCIDSGSSYFCHCPPGFQGSICQDRVNPCESRPCQHGATCMAQPTGYLCQCAPGYNGQNCSKESNACQSQPCHNHGTCTPKPGGFYCTCPPGFVGLRCEGDVDECLDQPCHPPGTAACHSLANAFYCQCLPGYTGQWCEVETDPCQSQPCSNGGSCETTAGPPLGFTCHCLQGFEGPTCNHKAPSCGHHHCHHGGLCLPSPKPGFPPRCACLNGYGGPDCLTPPAPHGCGPPSPCLHNGSCSEIPGLGSPAFRCSCPPSSPGPRCQRPGAKGCEGRGGDGACDAGCSGPGGNWDGGDCSLGVPDPWKGCPSHSRCWLLFRDGQCHPQCDSAECLFDGYDCETPPACTPAYDQYCRDHFHNEHCEKGCNTAECGWDGGDCRPKDGDSEWGPSLALLVVLSPPALDQQLLALARVLSLTLRVGLWVRKDSDGKDMVYPYPGTQAEEELGGTLDPSHQERAAPQTQPGGKETDSLSTGFVVVMGVDLSRCGPDHPASRCPWDPGLLLRFLAAMAAVGALEHLLPGPLLAAHPRAGTAPPTNQLPWPVLCSPVAGVLLLALGALLVLQLIRRRRREHGALWLPPGFIRRPRTQPTPRRRRPPLGEDSIGLKALKPEAEVDEDGVVMCSGTKEGEEVGQAEEVASPSKCQLCPLRGDCQELPQAAMLTPPQESEMDVPDVDTRGPDGVTALMSAVCCGGVESRTFQGSWLGSPEPWEPLLGGGACPQAHTVGTGETPLHLAARFSRPTAARRLLEAGANPNQPDRAGRTPLHTAVAADAREVCQLLLRSRQTAVDARTEDGTTALMLAARLAVEDLVEELIAAQADVGARDKWGKTALHWAAAVNNARAARSLLQAGADKDAQDGREQTPLFLAAREGAVEVAQLLLGLGAARGLRDHAGLAPGDIARQRNHWDLLTLLEGAGSLEARHKATPGRGAGAFPRSRTASGSLPPRRGGALSRNRTLSAGAGPRGGGACPQTQTLSLEWAARGGGAYSHCRSPSKGGGGGLSPGGRRFSPGMRGPRPNPAVVPGRSGAASGGGGGASADDWPCDWVTLRACGSNTPIPPPCLTPSPERGSPQVAWDSPTHQVTPLNAGGEGQK; encoded by the exons ATGCAGCCCCcttcactgctgctgctgctgctgtgtcaCTCAGTCGTCAAGACCAGAG TGCTTCGGTGTGGGGACTTCCCAGAACCCTGTGCCAACGGAGGCACCTGCCTGAGCCTATCTCAGGGACAAGGGAGCTGCCA gtgtgCCCCTGGCTTCCTGGGTGAGACATGCCAGTTTCCTGACCCCTGCCAGGATGGCCAGCTCTGCCAGAATGGGGGCAGCTGCCAAGCTCTGCTTCCCGccctcccaggctcccccagcCTTCCCTCTCCCTTGGCCCCCAGCTTCTCCTGCACCTGCCCCTCTGGCTTCACTGGCCAGAGGTGCCAGGCCCAACTCAAGGACCCCTGTTCTTCCTTCTGTTCCAAAATGGGCCGCTGCCATATCCAGGCCTCAGGCCGCCCACGATGTTCCTGTCTGCCTGGATGGACAG GTGAGCAGTGCCAGCTTCGGGACTTCTGCTCAGCCAATCCCTGCGTCAATGGAGGGGTATGTCTGGCCACATACCCCCAGATCCAGTGCCGCTGCCCACCTGGCTTCGAGGGTCATGCCTGCGAACATGATATCAATGAGTGTTTCCTGGACCCAGGGCCCTGCCCCAAAGGCACTTCCTGCCATAACACCTTGGGATCTTTCTGGTGTCACTGCCCCACTGGGCAGGAGGGTCCACGCTGTGAGCTCCAGCCAGGACCCTGCCCCCCTACGGGCTGTCCCAATGGGGGCACCTGTCAGCTGGTTCCAGGGAGAGACtccaccctccacctctgcctctgcccccaag GTTTCAGAGGCCCGAGCTGTGAGGTGAATCCAGATGACTGTGCTGGGCACCAGTGTCAGAACGGGGGCACTTGCCTGGATGGGCTGAGCACCTACACGTGCCTCTGCCCAGAGGCCTGGACAG GCTGGGATTGCTCCGAAGATGTGGATGAATGTGAGGCTCAGGGTCCCCCTCGCTGCCAAAATGGGGGTACCTGCCAGAACTCAGCTGGCAgcttccattgtgtgtgtgtgagcggctGGGGAGGCACAGGCTGTGAAGAGAACCTAGACGACTGTGTTGCTGCCACCTGTGCCCCGGGATCCACCTGCATTGATCGTGTGGGCTCCTTCTCCTGCCTTTGCCCACCTGGCCGCACAG GACTCCTGTGCCACATGGAGGACATGTGCCTGAGCCAGCCATGCCACGGGGAAGCCCAGTGCAGCACCAATCCCCTGACAGGCTCTCCACTCTGCCTGTGTCAGCCTGGCTACTCGGGGCCCACCTGCCACCAGGACCTGGACGAGTGTCAGATGG CCCAGCAAGGCCCCAGTCCCTGTGAACATGGCGGCTCTTGCCTCAACACCCCCGGCTCCTTTGACTGCCTCTGTCCCCCTGGCTACACGGGCTCCCGCTGCGAGGCTGATCACAATGAGTGCCTGTCCCAGCCCTGCCATCTAGGCAGCACCTGCCTGGACCTGCTTGCCACCTTCCACTGCCTCTGCCCACCAG GCTTAGAAGGGCAGCTCTGTGAGGTGGAGACAGACGAGTGTGCCTCTGCTCCTTGCCTGAACCAGGCTGACTGCCAGGACCTCCTCAACGGCTTCCTGTGTGTCTGCCTGCCTG GATTCACTGGCTCCCGGTGTGAGGAGGACATCGATGAGTGTGGAAGCTCTCCCTGTGCCAACGGTGGGCAGTGCCAGGACCAGCCTGGATCATTCCATTGCGAGTGTCCTCCAG GCTTTGAAGGCCCTCGCTGTCAGACTGAGGTGGATGAGTGTCTGAGTGGCCCATGCCCCACTGGAGCAAGCTGCCTGGATCTCCCAGGAGCCTTCTTTTGCCTCTGCCCCTCTGGCTTCACAG gtCATCTCTGTGAGGTTCCCCTGTGTGCCCCAAACCTGTGCCAGCCCAAGCAAAAATGCCAAGATCAGGAAGACAAGGCCCACTGCCTCTGCCCTGATGGAAGCCCTGGCTGTGCCCCCGTTGAGGACAACTGCACCTGCCACCACGGACACTGCCAGAG ATCCTCATGTGTGTGTGATGTGGGATGGACAGGaccagaatgtgaagcagagcTAGGGGGCTGCATCTCCACGCCCTGTGCGCATGGGGGCAcctgccacccccagccctcgGGCTACAACTGTACCTGCCCCACAGGCTACACAG GCCCCACCTGCAGCGAGGAGCTAACAGCTTGTCACTCAGGGCCCTGTCTCAACGGTGGCTCCTGTAGCCCCAGCCCTGGGGGCTATTCCTGCACCTGCCCTCGGAGCCACACTGGGCCCCGCTGCCAGACAAGCACTGACCACTGTGCCTCTG ccccgTGCCTCAATGGGGGTACCTGTGTGAACAGGCCTGGCACCTCCGCCTGCCTCTGTGCTGCGGGCTTCCAAGGCCCACGCTGTGAGGGAAGGACCCGTCCTAGCTGTGCAGACAA CCCCTGTAGGAACAGGGCAACCTGCCAAGATGGCCCTCAGGGTCCCCACTGCCTCTGCCCCCCTGGCTACACAGGAGACAGCTGCCAG ACTCTGGTGGACATCTGTGCCCAGAAGCCCTGTCCACACAATTCCCACTGCCTCCAGACTGGGCCCTCCTTCCAGTGCCTGTGCCTCCAGGGATGGACCGGGCCTCTCTGCAACCTTCCGCTGTCCTCCTGCCAGAAGGCCGCTTTGAGCCAAG GCACAGAAGTTTCTTCCCTGTGCCAGAATGGAGGTCTCTGCATCGACAGTGGCTCCTCCTATTTCTGCCACTGCCCCCCTGGATTCCAAGGCAGCATATGTCAGGACAGGGTGAACCCATGTGAGTCCAGGCCCTGCCAACATGGGGCCACATGCATGGCCCAGCCCACTGGGTATCTCTGCCAG TGTGCCCCAGGCTACAATGGACAGAACTGCTCAAAGGAATCCAATGCTTGTCAATCCCAGCCCTGTCACAACCATGGGACCTGCACCCCCAAACCTGGAGGCTTCTACTGCACCTGCCCTCCAGGTTTTGTGGGGCTGCGCTGTGAAGGGGACGTAGATGAGTGTCTGGACCAGCCCTGCCACCCCCCAGGCACTGCAGCCTGCCACTCTCTGGCCAATGCCTTCTACTGCCAATGTCTGCCTGGCTACACAG gCCAGTGGTGTGAAGTGGAGACAGACCCTTGCCAGAGCCAGCCCTGCTCCAACGGAGGGTCTTGTGAGACAACAGCAGGACCACCCCTGGGTTTCACCTGCCACTGCCTCCAG GGTTTTGAGGGCCCCACCTGCAACCACAAAGCCCCCTCCTGTggccaccaccactgccaccacggTGGCCTGTGTCTGCCCTCCCCCAAGCCTGGCTTCCCACCCCGCTGTGCCTGCCTCAATGGCTACGGGGGCCCTGACTGCCTCACCCCACCTGCTCCTCATGGCTGTGGCCCTCCTTCTCCATGCCTACACAATGGCAGTTGCTCAGAGATCCCTGGGCTGGGGTCCCCAGCCTTCCGAtgctcctgccctcccagctctCCAGGGCCCCGGTGTCAGAGGCCTGGAGCAAAGGGATGTGAGGGCAGAGGTGGAGATGGGGCCTGTGATGCTGGCTGCAGTGGCCCTGGAGGAAATTGGGATGGAGGAGACTGCTCCCTGGGGGTCCCGGACCCCTGGAAGGGCTGCCCTTCCCACTCCCGGTGTTGGCTTCTCTTCCGGGATGGGCAGTGCCACCCACAGTGTGACTCTGCAGAGTGTCTGTTTGATGGCTACGACTGTGAGACTCCTCCAGCCTGCAC TCCAGCCTATGACCAGTACTGCCGTGATCACTTCCACAATGAGCACTGCGAGAAAGGCTGCAACACTGCAGAATGTGGCTGGGATGGGGGTGACTGCAGGCCCAAAGATGGAGATTCAGAATGGGGGCCCTCCCTGGCCCTGCTGGTGGTGCTGAGCCCCCCAGCCCTGGACCAGCAGCTGCTTGCCCTGGCCCGGGTGCTATCCCTGACTCTGAGAGTGGGGCTCTGGGTAAGGAAGGACAGTGATGGCAAGGATATGGTGTACCCCTATCCTGGGACCCAGGCCGAAGAGGAGCTAGGAGGAACCCTGGATCCCTCTCATCAGGAGAGAGCAGCCCCTCAAACACAGCCTGGAGGCAAGGAGACAGACTCTCTCAGCACTGG GTTTGTGGTAGTGATGGGTGTGGATTTGTCCCGCTGTGGCCCTGACCACCCTGCATCCCGCTGTCCCTGGGACCCTGGGCTCCTGCTCCGCTTCCTTGCTGCAATGGCTGCAGTGGGGGCCCTGGAGCACCTACTGCCAGGACCGCTGCTGGCTGCCCATCCTCGTGCTGGCACTG CACCACCAACCAACCAGCTTCCCTGGCCTGTGCTGTGCTCACCAGTGGCTGGGGTGCTCCTCCTGGCCCTTGGGGCTCTTCTCGTCCTTCAGCTCATCCGGCGGCGGCGCCGTGAGCATGGGGCCCTCTGGCTGCCCCCTGGGTTCATTCGAAGGCCTCGAACTCAGCCCACTCCCCGCAGACGCCGGCCTCCCCTGGGTGAAGATAGCATTGGCCTCAA GGCACTGAAGCCAGAGGCAGAAGTTGATGAGGATGGAGTTGTGATGTGCTCAGGCACCAAAGAAGGCGAAGAGGTGGGCCAG GCTGAGGAAGTGGCCTCACCCTCCAAGTGCCAGCTCTGTCCTCTGAGGGGTGACTGTCAGGAGCTTCCCCAGGCAGCCATGCTGACTCCTCCCCAGGAATCTGAGATGGATGTCCCTGACGTGGATACCCGCGGACCTG ATGGGGTGACAGCCCTGATGTCAGCAGTTTGCTGTGGGGGAGTGGAGTCCAGGACCTTCCAGGGGTCATGGTTGGGAAGCCCTGAACCCTGGGAACCTCTGTTGGGTGGAGGGGCCTGTCCCCAGGCTCACACTGTGGGTACTGGGGAGACACCCCTGCACCTGGCTGCCCGATTCTCCCGGCCAACTGCTGCCCGCCGTCTCCTTGAGGCTGGAGCCAACCCCAACCAGCCAGACCGAGCAGGGCGCACCCCACTTCACACCGCTGTGGCTGCTGACGCTCGGGAGGTTTGCCAG CTCCTGCTCCGCAGCAGACAGACTGCAGTGGATGCACGGACAGAGGACGGGACCACAGCCCTGATGCTGGCCGCTAGGCTGGCGGTGGAGGACCTGGTTGAAGAACTGATTGCAGCCCAAGCAGATGTGGGGGCCAGAGATAAATGGG GAAAAACCGCGCTGCACTGGGCCGCCGCCGTGAACAACGCCCGGGCCGCCCGCTCCCTTCTCCAGGCCGGAGCCGATAAAGATGCCCAGGACGGCAGG GAGCAGACGCCGCTGTTCCTGGCGGCCCGAGAAGGGGCGGTGGAAGTAGCTCAACTGCTGCTGGGATTAGGAGCGGCCCGAGGACTGCGGGACCACGCCGGGCTAGCGCCCGGAGACATCGCTCGCCAGCGTAACCACTGGGATCTGCTGACGCTACTGGAGGGGGCGGGGTCACTAGAAGCGCGTCACAAAGCCACGCCCGGCCGCGGGGCGGGAGCCTTCCCGCGCTCGCGTACCGCGTCGGGAAGCTTGCCCCCGCGTCGGGGCGGGGCTCTGTCGCGCAACCGGACGCTGTCAGCTGGGGCTGGTCCGCGTGGGGGCGGAGCATGTCCGCAAACCCAGACTTTGTCATTAGAATGGGCTGCGCGTGGGGGTGGAGCCTATTCGCATTGCCGGAGCCCATCgaaaggaggaggaggcggccTGTCCCCCGGAGGCCGTAGGTTTTCTCCAGGCATGCGCGGGCCTCGGCCCAACCCTGCTGTAGTGCCAGGAAGATCCGGGGCCGcttccgggggcgggggtggggcctCAGCCGACGATTGGCCCTGCGATTGGGTGACCCTGAGAGCCTGCGGCTCCAACACTCCAATCCCGCCTCCTTGCCTTACGCCGTCCCCGGAGCGGGGATCCCCTCAAGTCGCCTGGGATTCTCCAACCCACCAAGTAACGCCTTTAAACGCGGGAGGCGAGGGTCAAAAATAG